One stretch of Ananas comosus cultivar F153 linkage group 6, ASM154086v1, whole genome shotgun sequence DNA includes these proteins:
- the LOC109711527 gene encoding DIS3-like exonuclease 2 isoform X1 yields MKSMVEPAAAAAEEADKEKKRRRRQNRRTKQGIAGVQGGACSSSVDLSCGGQSLTVPMVAFNSLPSMRISEAGDGAGVAPASQSDGAEISRSCPLPILSLPAEVADSAANSKVAARKHFAPHWPDQAVEEALKKGNAFEAKFRVNPHNRVEAYCTIDGLPVDILISGANAQNRAIEGDVVAIMLDPVAYWTKMKGQNIPCNTSSTENSSILPEVQEVMDNRFTRKEQSNASCARPNCSDGLLQLERGHCFHKNGSFSEAVQCECRDDPHTTTGNEKAHPVINGNSHEIEPLELGETARALERICAMINSHPCKRPTGKVLSIIKMSPRREAVIGFLTYKPQFPNVECHGKHFTGQSSKRNEKARTHIDCMYLIPTDPKFPRMVVSVRSLPDSVKERLKNCDQTVEKELIAARVDEWSDENLLPEAHIIHVLGKGGEIETQIGAILFENAINAADFSPESMACIPDASWKVPMKELETREDLRNVLTFTIDPSSAIDLDDALSVETISDGRIRVGVHIADVSYFVRPDTALDTEAQIRSTSVYILQHRLPMLPPELSGVSSLSPGLDRLAFSIIWDIDRHGNIIDRWIGQSVISSCCKLSYELVEDVINANFDQSSPPGSSCPQLHGRFEWKDVVDALRGLHMISKTLKEMRFKDGALWLNNTKLVFMFDECGTPYDSYRDERKRESYSLVEEFMLLANRSAAEIISRAFPDCALLRRHPEPNLRKLKEFEAFCSRHGFKLDTSSSGQLHLSLSRIREKLKDDPVLFDILVSYASKPMQSATYFCTGDLRGKEDDWAHYALSMPFYTHFTSPLRRYPDIIVHRTLYAALDAEELYVKQNKDFLRANKGEAANCDATGRFFTGLHFNKDAADSKEGREALSAAALKFRVPGSEVLGEVAAHCNERKLASRHAEEAGEKLYLWALLKKKEILVCEARVLGLGPRFMSIYIHKLAIERRIYYDEVEGLAVEWLETTNTLVVDVVRNKPFQKKGKPQNYQTIEDVAMVLNPSDSISSEKGKELLVTETEPAVFPLVLRHLLAVPVALHAIGGDDGPLDIGARLYMSSYFK; encoded by the exons ATGAAGTCCATGGTGGagcccgcggcggcggcggcggaggaggccgataaggagaagaagaggcgGCGCCGTCAGAATCGCCGTACCAAGCAGGGCATCGCTGGCGTTCAAG GCGGAGCTTGTAGTAGTTCGGTGGATTTATCTTGCGGTGGTCAATCGTTGACGGTGCCGATGGTTGCGTTTAACTCGCTCCCGTCGATGCGCATCAGCGAGGCCGGTGATGGCGCCGGGGTAGCACCGGCGAGCCAATCGGACGGTGCGGAGATCTCCCGATCGTGCCCCTTGCCGATCTTATCTTTGCCCGCGGAGGTGGCGGATTCTGCAGCGAATTCGAAGGTAGCTGCAAGGAAGCATTTTGCTCCGCACTGGCCCGACCAGGCTGTAGAGGAGGCACTCAAG AAGGGGAATGCATTTGAAGCGAAGTTTCGTGTGAATCCTCATAATCGTGTTGAG GCGTACTGCACCATTGATGGTCTACCTGTGGACATTCTCATTAGTGGGGCTAATGCCCAGAATAGAGCG ATAGAAGGTGATGTTGTTGCCATCATGTTGGACCCTGTGGCTTACTGGACTAAGatgaaaggacaaaatataCCATGCAATACTTCATCAACAGAAAATTCTTCCATCCTCCCTGAAGTCCAAGAAGTAATGGACAATAGGTTTACTAGGAAAGAGCAGTCTAATGCTAGCTGTGCACGCCCAAATTGTAGTGATGGCTTGCTTCAGCTGGAAAGGGGGCACTGCTTTCACAAGAATGGCAGTTTTAGTGAAGCTGTTCAATGTGAATGTCGAGATGATCCCCATACAACTACAGGTAACGAGAAAGCACATCCTGTCATTAATGGAAATTCGCATGAAATTGAGCCCCTTGAACTGGGGGAAACTGCAAGAGCTTTAGAAAGGATTTGCGCCATGATAAACTCTCACCCATGTAAACGCCCTACTGGGAAAGTATTATCTATCATCAAGATGTCTCCTCGTCGGGAGGCAGTAATTGGTTTTCTCACTTATAAGCCACAGTTCCCTAATGTGGAATGTCATGGAAAGCATTTTACTGGACAGAGTTcaaagagaaatgagaaagctaGAACTCATATAGATTGCATGTATCTAATTCCTACTGATCCCAAATTCCCAAGGATGGTTGTCAGTGTGAGGAGTCTACCAGATAGTGTGAAGGAGAGGCTGAAAAATTGTGATCAGACAGTAGAAAAGGAATTGATTGCTGCACGGGTTGATGAATGGAGTGACGAAAATCTACTTCCCGAAGCTCACATCATACATGTACTGGGGAAGGGTGGAGAAATCGAAACACAGATTGGTGCAATCTTGTTTGAAAATGCAATAAATGCTGCAGATTTTTCTCCTGAATCAATGGCTTGCATTCCAGATGCATCATGGAAGGTGCCCATGAAGGAGCTTGAAACTAGAGAGGATCTCAGAAATGTTTTGACTTTTACCATAGATCCTTCTTCTGCCATCGACCTTGATGATGCTTTATCTGTTGAAACAATTTCAGATGGAAGAATTCGTGTTGGCGTTCACATTGCAGATGTTTCATACTTTGTTCGCCCAGATACAGCCCTAGATACTGAAGCTCAAATTCGATCCACAAGTGTTTATATCTTACAACATAGACTACCAATGCTGCCACCAGAACTATCTGGAGTAAGTTCACTATCTCCCGGGCTAGATAGGCTTGCTTTCTCGATTATCTGGGACATTGATCGTCATGGAAACATAATAGATCGTTGGATTGGGCAATCGGTGATTTCTTCATGCTGCAAACTCTCGTATGAACTTGTCGAGGATGTAATCAATGCAAATTTTGATCAATCAAGTCCTCCTGGCAGTTCATGTCCTCAATTGCATGGACGGTTTGAATGGAAAGACGTTGTCGATGCACTTAGAGGCCTCCATATGATCTCTAAGACACTGAAGGAAATGAGGTTTAAAGATGGGGCTCTTTGGCTTAATAACACTAAGCTTGTGTTCATGTTTGACGAGTGCGGGACCCCATATGATAGCTATCGAGATGAAAGAAAGAGGGAGTCTTATTCTCTTGTTGAGGAATTTATGTTATTGGCTAATAGGTCGGCTGCAGAAATTATATCTAGGGCTTTTCCTGATTGTGCTTTACTGCGTAGGCATCCTGAGCCAAACTTAAGGAAGCTTAAAGAATTCGAAGCATTTTGTAGTCGACATGGTTTCAAGTTAGACACTTCATCGTCGGGTCAGCTCCACCTTTCACTATCAAGAATAAGAGAGAAGTTGAAAGACGATCCTGTGTTGTTTGATATTCTTGTTTCATATGCTTCGAAGCCTATGCAGTCAGCAACATACTTCTGTACTGGCGATCTAAGGGGCAAGGAAGACGATTGGGCTCATTATGCATTATCAATGCCCTTCTATACACATTTTACTTCCCCGCTAAGAAGATATCCCGATATAATTGTCCATAGGACACTGTATGCAGCACTTGACGCCGAGGAACTTTATGTAAAGCAAAACAAAGATTTTCTGAGAGCAAATAAGGGTGAAGCGGCTAATTGTGATGCTACAGGCAGGTTTTTTACTGGTCTTCATTTCAACAAGGATGCTGCTGATTCTAAGGAAGGTAGAGAAGCACTATCAGCTGCTGCTCTGAAGTTCAGAGTTCCTGGAAGCGAGGTTCTTGGGGAAGTTGCTGCACATTGTAATGAGAGAAAATTGGCTAGCCGACATGCTGAGGAAGCTGGAGAAAAGCTCTATCTTTGGGCTTTGCTAAAGAAGAAAGAG ATCCTAGTTTGTGAAGCCAGAGTTCTAGGACTTGGACCAAGGTTCATGTCAATTTACATTCACAAGCTTGCG ATTGAGCGGCGAATTTACTATGATGAAGTTGAAGGCTTAGCAGTTGAGTGGCTAGAAACCACGAACACATTAGTAGTAGATGTAGTGAGAAATAAACCCTTTCAGAAAAAGGGTAAGCCCCAAAACTATCAAACAATCGAAGATGTTGCTATGGTGTTGAACCCATCAGACTCGATTTCTTCAGAGAAGGGTAAGGAATTGCTAGTGACTGAAACAGAACCAGCTGTCTTTCCCCTTGTATTGCGCCATTTATTGGCCGTCCCTGTGGCTCTTCATGCTATTGGCGGCGACGATGGCCCGCTGGACATCGGGGCAAGATTATACATGTCATCCTACTTCAAGTAA
- the LOC109711527 gene encoding DIS3-like exonuclease 2 isoform X2, translated as MLDPVAYWTKMKGQNIPCNTSSTENSSILPEVQEVMDNRFTRKEQSNASCARPNCSDGLLQLERGHCFHKNGSFSEAVQCECRDDPHTTTGNEKAHPVINGNSHEIEPLELGETARALERICAMINSHPCKRPTGKVLSIIKMSPRREAVIGFLTYKPQFPNVECHGKHFTGQSSKRNEKARTHIDCMYLIPTDPKFPRMVVSVRSLPDSVKERLKNCDQTVEKELIAARVDEWSDENLLPEAHIIHVLGKGGEIETQIGAILFENAINAADFSPESMACIPDASWKVPMKELETREDLRNVLTFTIDPSSAIDLDDALSVETISDGRIRVGVHIADVSYFVRPDTALDTEAQIRSTSVYILQHRLPMLPPELSGVSSLSPGLDRLAFSIIWDIDRHGNIIDRWIGQSVISSCCKLSYELVEDVINANFDQSSPPGSSCPQLHGRFEWKDVVDALRGLHMISKTLKEMRFKDGALWLNNTKLVFMFDECGTPYDSYRDERKRESYSLVEEFMLLANRSAAEIISRAFPDCALLRRHPEPNLRKLKEFEAFCSRHGFKLDTSSSGQLHLSLSRIREKLKDDPVLFDILVSYASKPMQSATYFCTGDLRGKEDDWAHYALSMPFYTHFTSPLRRYPDIIVHRTLYAALDAEELYVKQNKDFLRANKGEAANCDATGRFFTGLHFNKDAADSKEGREALSAAALKFRVPGSEVLGEVAAHCNERKLASRHAEEAGEKLYLWALLKKKEILVCEARVLGLGPRFMSIYIHKLAIERRIYYDEVEGLAVEWLETTNTLVVDVVRNKPFQKKGKPQNYQTIEDVAMVLNPSDSISSEKGKELLVTETEPAVFPLVLRHLLAVPVALHAIGGDDGPLDIGARLYMSSYFK; from the exons ATGTTGGACCCTGTGGCTTACTGGACTAAGatgaaaggacaaaatataCCATGCAATACTTCATCAACAGAAAATTCTTCCATCCTCCCTGAAGTCCAAGAAGTAATGGACAATAGGTTTACTAGGAAAGAGCAGTCTAATGCTAGCTGTGCACGCCCAAATTGTAGTGATGGCTTGCTTCAGCTGGAAAGGGGGCACTGCTTTCACAAGAATGGCAGTTTTAGTGAAGCTGTTCAATGTGAATGTCGAGATGATCCCCATACAACTACAGGTAACGAGAAAGCACATCCTGTCATTAATGGAAATTCGCATGAAATTGAGCCCCTTGAACTGGGGGAAACTGCAAGAGCTTTAGAAAGGATTTGCGCCATGATAAACTCTCACCCATGTAAACGCCCTACTGGGAAAGTATTATCTATCATCAAGATGTCTCCTCGTCGGGAGGCAGTAATTGGTTTTCTCACTTATAAGCCACAGTTCCCTAATGTGGAATGTCATGGAAAGCATTTTACTGGACAGAGTTcaaagagaaatgagaaagctaGAACTCATATAGATTGCATGTATCTAATTCCTACTGATCCCAAATTCCCAAGGATGGTTGTCAGTGTGAGGAGTCTACCAGATAGTGTGAAGGAGAGGCTGAAAAATTGTGATCAGACAGTAGAAAAGGAATTGATTGCTGCACGGGTTGATGAATGGAGTGACGAAAATCTACTTCCCGAAGCTCACATCATACATGTACTGGGGAAGGGTGGAGAAATCGAAACACAGATTGGTGCAATCTTGTTTGAAAATGCAATAAATGCTGCAGATTTTTCTCCTGAATCAATGGCTTGCATTCCAGATGCATCATGGAAGGTGCCCATGAAGGAGCTTGAAACTAGAGAGGATCTCAGAAATGTTTTGACTTTTACCATAGATCCTTCTTCTGCCATCGACCTTGATGATGCTTTATCTGTTGAAACAATTTCAGATGGAAGAATTCGTGTTGGCGTTCACATTGCAGATGTTTCATACTTTGTTCGCCCAGATACAGCCCTAGATACTGAAGCTCAAATTCGATCCACAAGTGTTTATATCTTACAACATAGACTACCAATGCTGCCACCAGAACTATCTGGAGTAAGTTCACTATCTCCCGGGCTAGATAGGCTTGCTTTCTCGATTATCTGGGACATTGATCGTCATGGAAACATAATAGATCGTTGGATTGGGCAATCGGTGATTTCTTCATGCTGCAAACTCTCGTATGAACTTGTCGAGGATGTAATCAATGCAAATTTTGATCAATCAAGTCCTCCTGGCAGTTCATGTCCTCAATTGCATGGACGGTTTGAATGGAAAGACGTTGTCGATGCACTTAGAGGCCTCCATATGATCTCTAAGACACTGAAGGAAATGAGGTTTAAAGATGGGGCTCTTTGGCTTAATAACACTAAGCTTGTGTTCATGTTTGACGAGTGCGGGACCCCATATGATAGCTATCGAGATGAAAGAAAGAGGGAGTCTTATTCTCTTGTTGAGGAATTTATGTTATTGGCTAATAGGTCGGCTGCAGAAATTATATCTAGGGCTTTTCCTGATTGTGCTTTACTGCGTAGGCATCCTGAGCCAAACTTAAGGAAGCTTAAAGAATTCGAAGCATTTTGTAGTCGACATGGTTTCAAGTTAGACACTTCATCGTCGGGTCAGCTCCACCTTTCACTATCAAGAATAAGAGAGAAGTTGAAAGACGATCCTGTGTTGTTTGATATTCTTGTTTCATATGCTTCGAAGCCTATGCAGTCAGCAACATACTTCTGTACTGGCGATCTAAGGGGCAAGGAAGACGATTGGGCTCATTATGCATTATCAATGCCCTTCTATACACATTTTACTTCCCCGCTAAGAAGATATCCCGATATAATTGTCCATAGGACACTGTATGCAGCACTTGACGCCGAGGAACTTTATGTAAAGCAAAACAAAGATTTTCTGAGAGCAAATAAGGGTGAAGCGGCTAATTGTGATGCTACAGGCAGGTTTTTTACTGGTCTTCATTTCAACAAGGATGCTGCTGATTCTAAGGAAGGTAGAGAAGCACTATCAGCTGCTGCTCTGAAGTTCAGAGTTCCTGGAAGCGAGGTTCTTGGGGAAGTTGCTGCACATTGTAATGAGAGAAAATTGGCTAGCCGACATGCTGAGGAAGCTGGAGAAAAGCTCTATCTTTGGGCTTTGCTAAAGAAGAAAGAG ATCCTAGTTTGTGAAGCCAGAGTTCTAGGACTTGGACCAAGGTTCATGTCAATTTACATTCACAAGCTTGCG ATTGAGCGGCGAATTTACTATGATGAAGTTGAAGGCTTAGCAGTTGAGTGGCTAGAAACCACGAACACATTAGTAGTAGATGTAGTGAGAAATAAACCCTTTCAGAAAAAGGGTAAGCCCCAAAACTATCAAACAATCGAAGATGTTGCTATGGTGTTGAACCCATCAGACTCGATTTCTTCAGAGAAGGGTAAGGAATTGCTAGTGACTGAAACAGAACCAGCTGTCTTTCCCCTTGTATTGCGCCATTTATTGGCCGTCCCTGTGGCTCTTCATGCTATTGGCGGCGACGATGGCCCGCTGGACATCGGGGCAAGATTATACATGTCATCCTACTTCAAGTAA
- the LOC109711863 gene encoding oxidation resistance protein 1 has protein sequence MGYFPSLGSKAAHFVSDITTVILNPISDDEPSNFPDEEEVTSAENEVPEEHTDGPDTSSFTAFLISLLSSSDTKSHPMENSSDQHHMEKGYSASTSAVKDNSGRKSLLARGKQSVGRLFHKAAKIGGLRQNQESKVDNNNIVNHSEQVGNVLGPEALKEPELEFNLPVMSEPSMLLSDNLRAALYASLPVLVQGRNWVLLYSTWRHGISLSTLYRRSMLCPGYSLLIVGDRKGAVFGGLVEVPLQPTNKKKYQGTNNCFVFTDRPSFPVIYRPTGSNHYFTLCSTDFLAFGGGGHFALYLDGDLINGSSSTSDTFDNPCLAHSQEFEVKEVELWGFVYASKYDEMVTMCRTEKPGIWRW, from the exons ATGGGCTATTTTCCCTCGCTCGGGAGCAAAGCGGCGCACTTCGTCTCCGATATCACCACCGTTATCCTCAACCCCATCTCCGACGATGAGCCCTCCAATTTCCCc GATGAGGAAGAAGTAACAAGTGCAGAAAACGAAGTTCCAGAAGAACATACTGATGGCCCTGATACATCTTCCTTCACTGCATTTCTCATTTCATTGTTGTCATCCTCAGACACCAAAAGTCATCCAATGGAAAACTCAAGTGATCAGCATCATATGGAAAAGGGATATTCGGCTTCAACATCAGCCGTAAAGGATAATAGTGGGAGGAAGAGTCTGCTTGCTAGAGGCAAGCAATCAGTTGGAAGATTATTTCATAAAGCAGCCAAAATAGGTGGTTTGCGGCAAAACCAAGAATCTAAAGTTGATAATAATAACATCGTAAACCACTCTGAGCAAGTTGGAAATGTACTGGGACCTGAGGCTTTGAAGGAACCAGAGTTGGAGTTTAATTTGCCAGTAATGTCTGAACCATCAATGCTTTTATCAGACAATTTGCGAGCTGCTCTTTATGCTTCTCTTCCAGTATTGGTTCAAGGAAGGAATTGGGTGTTGCTTTATAG TACTTGGAGACACGGGATATCTCTATCTACTCTGTATAGGAGGAGCATGCTTTGCCCTGGTTACTCGCTATTA ATTGTTGGTGATCGAAAAGGTGCAGTTTTTGGCGGTTTAGTTGAGGTCCCACTGCAACCTACCAATAAGAAAAAGTACCAG GGAACAAACAACTGCTTTGTTTTCACCGATCGACCTAGTTTTCCTGTCATATATCGACCAACAG GTAGCAATCACTATTTCACTTTGTGCTCCACTGACTTCCTGGCATTTGGTGGTGGTGGACACTTTGCTCTTTATCTCGATGGAGACCT AATAAATGGCTCGAGTTCTACTTCAGACACGTTTGACAACCCGTGTCTTGCTCATTCCCAAGAGTTTGAAGTAAAGGAGGTCGAG TTATGGGGCTTTGTCTATGCATCAAAGTATGATGAGATGGTCACAATGTGCCGTACAGAGAAGCCGGGAATTTGGAGATGGTAA